The following are encoded together in the Balaenoptera acutorostrata chromosome 9, mBalAcu1.1, whole genome shotgun sequence genome:
- the RPS13 gene encoding 40S ribosomal protein S13: MGRMHAPGKGLSQSALPYRRSVPTWLKLTSDDVKEQIYKLAKKGLTPSQIGVILRDSHGVAQVRFVTGNKILRILKSKGLAPDLPEDLYHLIKKAVAVRKHLERNRKDKDAKFRLILIESRIHRLARYYKTKRVLPPNWKYESSTASALVA, from the exons ATGGGTCGTATGCATGCTCCCGG GAAGGGCCTGTCCCAGTCGGCTCTGCCCTACCGCCGCAGCGTCCCCACC TGGCTGAAGCTGACGTCTGACGACGTGAAGGAGCAGATCTACAAACTGGCCAAGAAGGGCCTGACTCCCTCGCAAATAG GTGTGATCCTGAGGGACTCACATGGTGTTGCACAAGTACGTTTTGTGACAGGCAATAAAATCTTGAGAATTCTTAAGTCCAAAGGACTTGCTCCTGATCTTCCTGAGGATCTCTATCATTTAATTAAGAAAGCTGTTGCTGTTCGAAAGCATCTCgagagaaacagaaag gataaAGATGCTAAATTCCGTCTGATTCTGATTGAGAGCCGTATTCACCGGTTGGCTCGATATTACAAGACCAAACGAGTCCTCCCCCCCAATTGGAAATA cgaGTCTTCCACAGCCTCTGCCCTGGTTGCATAA